A genomic window from Nicotiana sylvestris chromosome 11, ASM39365v2, whole genome shotgun sequence includes:
- the LOC104222651 gene encoding serine/threonine-protein kinase PBL34-like: MGLGGDGVKGESWDVKKKKGQVEESGCWIKLWFIGSCISSRSKVDSSISGITTHCESKSTNDTSIDQIVAPIISSTTTSNAESNASTSKLEEELKVFSRLRKFAFNDLKLATRNFRPESLLGEGGFGCVFKGWIEENGTAPVKPGTGLTVAVKTLNHDGLQGHKEWLAEVNFLGDLIHPNLVKLIGYCIEDDQRLLVYEFMPRGSLENHLFRRSLPLPWSIRMKIALGAAKGLAFLHEEAERPVIYRDFKTSNILLDADYNAKLSDFGLAKDGPEGDKTHVSTRVMGTYGYAAPEYVMTGHLTSKSDVYSFGVVLLEMMTGRRSMDKNRPNGEHNLVEWARPHLGERRRFYKLIDPRLEGHFSIKGAQKAAQLAARCLSRDSKARPMMSEVVEALKPLPNLKGMASSSYYFQTMQADRIGSSPNTRNGLKTQGSFSRNGQQQPRSLSIPNGSHASPYRHQLPQNSPKPNGEA; the protein is encoded by the exons ATGGGATTAGGTGGTGATGGTGTAAAAGGGGAGTCTTGGGatgtgaagaaaaaaaaagggcaaGTGGAGGAGAGTGGCTGTTGGATTAAGTTATGGTTTATTGGTAGCTGTATTTCTTCAAGATCTAAAGTTGATAGCTCCATCAGTGGCATCACCACTCACTGCG AAAGTAAATCCACAAATGATACAAGCATAGACCAGATTGTTGCTCCAATTATTTCTTCCACGACCACAAGTAATGCAGAAAGTAATGCTTCCACCTCCAAGCTCGAAGAGGAACTTAAAGTGTTTTCACGGCTTCGGAAGTTTGCATTCAATGATTTGAAGCTGGCCACAAGAAACTTCAGACCAGAATCCCTTCTTGGTGAAGGAGGTTTTGGCTGCGTCTTCAAGGGGTGGATTGAAGAGAATGGGACAGCACCTGTTAAACCAGGGACAGGGCTTACAGTTGCTGTGAAAACTCTAAATCATGATGGGCTTCAGGGTCACAAAGAATGGCTG GCTGAAGTAAATTTTCTTGGTGACCTCATTCATCCCAATCTAGTTAAACTGATTGGTTATTGTATTGAAGATGATCAAAGGCTGCTAGTTTATGAATTTATGCCTCGAGGAAGCTTGGAGAACCATCTGTTTAGAA GGTCCCTGCCTCTTCCATGGTCCATCCGGATGAAGATAGCTCTGGGTGCTGCAAAAGGTCTTGCTTTTCTTCATGAGGAAGCAGAAAGACCAGTGATATACCGTGATTTCAAAACATCCAACATTCTGCTAGATGCG GATTACAATGCCAAACTTTCTGATTTTGGACTTGCCAAAGACGGTCCAGAGGGCGACAAGACCCATGTTTCTACTCGTGTCATGGGCACATATGGATATGCAGCTCCAGAGTATGTTATGACAG GACATTTGACATCAAAGAGTGATGTCTACAGTTTTGGTGTAGTTCTGCTTGAAATGATGACAGGTAGGAGATCAATGGACAAGAACCGGCCAAATGGGGAGCATAACCTTGTTGAGTGGGCGCGGCCACATTTGGGTGAAAGAAGAAGGTTTTATAAATTAATAGATCCTAGACTTGAAGGTCATTTTTCTATAAAAGGTGCGCAGAAAGCTGCACAGTTAGCTGCTCGATGCCTTAGCcgggattccaaagctagacctATGATGAGTGAAGTGGTTGAAGCCTTGAAGCCTTTGCCGAACCTCAAGGGCATGGCCAGCTCCTCGTACTATTTTCAGACCATGCAAGCTGACCGAATTGGATCAAGCCCAAATACAAGAAATGGCCTTAAAACGCAGGGATCATTCTCAAGGAATGGACAACAGCAACCAAGAAGTCTTTCAATTCCAAATGGTTCTCATGCTTCTCCATACCGTCATCAACTTCCTCAGAATTCACCAAAGCCAAATGGCGAAGCATAG